In the genome of Cronobacter malonaticus LMG 23826, one region contains:
- a CDS encoding winged helix-turn-helix transcriptional regulator gives MTLPTLSEQLRDGNLFAEECPSRDVLKHVTSRWGVLILVALRDGTHRFSDLRRKMGGVSEKMLAQSLQALEQDGFVDRVSYPVVPPHVEYSLTPLGVEVSEKVAALADWIEVNLPQVMANRGERAA, from the coding sequence ATGACCCTTCCTACCCTGAGTGAGCAGTTACGCGACGGCAATCTGTTCGCCGAGGAATGCCCGTCACGCGATGTGCTGAAACATGTGACCAGCCGCTGGGGCGTGCTGATCCTGGTGGCGCTGCGCGACGGCACGCACCGCTTCAGCGATTTGCGCCGGAAAATGGGCGGCGTGAGCGAGAAGATGCTGGCGCAGTCGTTACAGGCGCTGGAGCAGGATGGTTTTGTCGATCGCGTCTCGTATCCGGTGGTGCCGCCGCATGTGGAATACAGCCTGACGCCGCTCGGCGTGGAGGTGAGCGAAAAGGTGGCTGCGCTGGCCGACTGGATTGAAGTCAATCTGCCGCAGGTGATGGCGAACCGTGGAGAGCGGGCGGCGTAG